The sequence below is a genomic window from Thalassomonas haliotis.
TAATTGATGCATAAAAAAAACCCGAGTGGTTATTAGCCATCGGGTTATTAAAAAGTAGAAACCAAGTGTTGAGCAAACACCTTAACGAGCCATAAAACCCTGATAAAACGCCTGCCACTTGGTGAAGAGTAGCTAAACTATAGCCATTTCAGCACAGAAAAACAGGGCAAATTTGCCCGGCGATTCCTTTGAAGATGAAGATATCGAAAGATATGAATAACTTGAGAAGAATTGATTAAAAAGAAGAAAATCAAGCTGATGATAAGGTTTGATTTAAATCAAATTTACGGTTTGCAGTATATATCAATCAGGGCAGAATTCAATATTCTGTCTTTTGCTTTTTGCCTTTTTTATAAGTCACACAACATATGCAAAGGAAACTTAGCATTAACATCGACTGTGCTGAACTTCTGCATCTGAACGGGCTTATGCATATGCAATTAACTAAAAACCGTTGCAGCCACCCTTAGCCAAAATGCCCGGGCTTTTTCGCTACGATTTATCAGTGCTAAGTCTTAGCCTAATCCCCCGCAAACGACCGGTGTTTTTTTCGGAGAGAACCTCAGGCCTCTTCCTTAGGGTCTGTTTAGCTTTCTAAGGGATTAAGATTTTTGAGCGGTTTTTGCATGTACCAAGACAGGAAAATGGAGCTGTAGTTGCTCTGTATGACATTTTTCTAACGCCGATGGAGGGAAAACAGCCAAAAAAAATTATTAACGGCCAAAAATAAACAGGCCCAGGCATCGCAGAATAAATACTTCCAGACATAAAAAAAGCGCCAATCGGCGCTTTTTCTTAATGCTTAGGCAGAAATTACTTCTTACCAAGAGCACCGAAACGTTTGTTGAACTTGTCAACGCGACCACCGGTCTCAGCAGCTTTCTGCTTACCAGTGTAGAACGGGTGACATTCTGAACAAACATCTAAATGAATATCTTTACCGCGAGTAGAACCAGTTACGATAACGTTACCGCAAGAACAAGTTGCTTTGAACTCGGTGTAATTAGGGTGAATACCTTCTTTCATGGGAACCTCTGTTAAGGCCGTATCGCCACCTGATCTATTGCCAGGTACCATACGAGTTAAAAATAATGGGGCCGAATAATAAAGCATCAAGACAGGAAGTTCAACACTAAGTTATCAATCAAACAGGAAATAATAACTTTATTCGCCGATCTGTCCTTTGTGACTTGGCAGCAAGTCGTTCTGGGGTCAAAATAGCACACAAATCACTTAAAGAAGTTTTATTGGTGTCGGCTCAATTTATCCAGGTTGCCATTCCCGTGCCCATGCGTCAGTTGTTCACTTATCAGCTGCCCGAACAGTTACAATCCCCCGAAATCACCGCGGGAGAGCGGGTGATCGTACCTTTTGGCCCCAGGCAGCTGGTGGCCATCGTTATCGCGACTCAGACAGAGCCGGATATAGAAGCCAGTAAAATCAAACCTATACTATCCCGGTTAACAGACAACTGCCATTTCAACCCTTCGCTATTACATTTTTTGCGCATCTGCGCCGACTACTACCATCACCCAATTGGCGATGTTTTTCAGCAGGCGTTACCGGTATTGCTCAGGCAATTAAAACAACCGGATATCAGCGACCCTAAACTTTGGTTTGCCTGCACAGATATCGCGGAAGAAACCATAGCAGCGCTGGAGAAAAAAGCCCCGAAGCAATATAACCTTTACCGGCTTATCGCCTCGCACCAGGGCCTGAGCTGGGTCGAGTTACGCACCCTTGGCTTTAGCAAGGCACAATTAAACGCCATCCGGGATAAAGACTTTGTGAAAGAACAGGCGCAGCCGCCGACGGTTTTTAAATACCAGGCGCAGGTTTTGATCGAAGAAAACAAGCACAGCCTGTCAACCGAGCAGGCGGTGATCGTCTCGGCCATCAACCAGTCCCTGGACAAATTTTCCTGCCACCTGATCGACGGCGTCACCGGCAGCGGTAAAACCGAAGTTTACCTGCAAGTCATGGAGCAGGTACTGGCAAACAACCGGCAGGTACTGGTACTGGTACCGGAAATCGGCCTGACCCCCCAGACCCTGATCCGCTTCGAACAAAGGTTTAACGCCCCTATTTTTCTGCATCATTCCGGCTTAAACGATCGCGAGCGTCTTGATACTTACCTGGCGGCGCAGCAAGGCAATGCGGCTATCATCATAGGCACCCGCTCCGCTATTTTCAGTCCCTTACAGCGCCTGGGTTTGATCATAGTCGATGAAGAGCACGACAATTCCTTAAAACAGCAGGACAGTTTCCGCTACCACGGCCGGGATATTGCGATATTAAGGGCCAGGCAGCTTAATATTCCTGTAGTACTGGGCAGCGCCACCCCCAGCCTGGAATCCCTGCAAAATGCCTTGTCGGGAAAATATCATTACCACCAGCTATTACGCCGGGCCGGTAAAAGCACCAAGGCCAAAATAGAACTGCTGGATGTGGCACAACAGCAAATGGAATTCGGCCTGTCCGGCACCTTAAAACATGACATCAAGCAAACCCTGGCACGGGGCGAGCAGGTGTTGATCTTTTTGAACCGCCGCGGTTTTGCACCGGCAATTAATTGTCAGGAATGCCACTGGATAGCCCAGTGCCAACGCTGCAATAAACCTTATACCCTGCATCAGGGGCAACAACTGCTGATTTGCCACCACTGTACCAGTCAAAAACGGGTGCCGCACCAGTGCCCCGGTTGCGGCAGCATCCGCATTGTACCTATAGGCCAGGGCACAGAGCAGCTGCAGCAACGCATCAACGAACTTTTTCCCGATCACAGCGTAGTACGCATCGACCGCGACAGCACCCGGCGCAAAGGCGAGCTGGCAAAATTACTCACCGAAGTGACAGATAAAAAACACCAGCTGATGATCGGCACCCAG
It includes:
- the priA gene encoding primosomal protein N'; translation: MSAQFIQVAIPVPMRQLFTYQLPEQLQSPEITAGERVIVPFGPRQLVAIVIATQTEPDIEASKIKPILSRLTDNCHFNPSLLHFLRICADYYHHPIGDVFQQALPVLLRQLKQPDISDPKLWFACTDIAEETIAALEKKAPKQYNLYRLIASHQGLSWVELRTLGFSKAQLNAIRDKDFVKEQAQPPTVFKYQAQVLIEENKHSLSTEQAVIVSAINQSLDKFSCHLIDGVTGSGKTEVYLQVMEQVLANNRQVLVLVPEIGLTPQTLIRFEQRFNAPIFLHHSGLNDRERLDTYLAAQQGNAAIIIGTRSAIFSPLQRLGLIIVDEEHDNSLKQQDSFRYHGRDIAILRARQLNIPVVLGSATPSLESLQNALSGKYHYHQLLRRAGKSTKAKIELLDVAQQQMEFGLSGTLKHDIKQTLARGEQVLIFLNRRGFAPAINCQECHWIAQCQRCNKPYTLHQGQQLLICHHCTSQKRVPHQCPGCGSIRIVPIGQGTEQLQQRINELFPDHSVVRIDRDSTRRKGELAKLLTEVTDKKHQLMIGTQMLAKGHHFPDVTLVAILDVDGALFSYDFRAAEQMAQLLVQVAGRAGRESKPGKVLVQTSFPEHPLLQDLVHNGYHHFARQALLERKQAYLPPFSFQALFRAEANYPSYPNKFLRALSELPLEGCEFAGPMPAAMEKKAGKYRFHLIVQSKSRKLLHLGVNTLIAAATENEWHKKIRWSVDIDPQDLSW
- the rpmE gene encoding 50S ribosomal protein L31, which produces MKEGIHPNYTEFKATCSCGNVIVTGSTRGKDIHLDVCSECHPFYTGKQKAAETGGRVDKFNKRFGALGKK